In one window of Deltaproteobacteria bacterium DNA:
- a CDS encoding polysaccharide biosynthesis protein: MIALWNNRPLRRLLVVAVHATLWAAAFALAVDVGSEETLLRATRGAVQAAAVLLLLRTAGFLVAGLFDGIWRYAGFLDLEKLVLATTASSVIALLLDLTILTGQIPLSVYLTEWLASIVFAGGARLAMRSVIERRQRRAGGLRTLIIGAGDAGESLVRDVQRKSAGVSWLPVGFLDDDAMKHGALIRGIRVHGAADDASIERYVQALAVHLVVLAMPTAPGSRIRAALRVCNRLAVEVRTVPALADRLPHAYRARNIREINIADLLRREPVQLDVAQIEQLVRERVVLVTGAGGSIGSELCRQLLPFVPRQLLLLDHDENALFHIDRELCSRAPRPGIVPLIADITDEARVRGIFERYRPSLVLHAAAHKHVEMMEKNPCEAVKNNVLGTIALAEAAQQSAVDAFVLVSTDKAVRPSSVMGASKRVTEMIVQRFARPSSTRFVAVRFGNVLGSAGSVVPIFCEQIARGGPITVTHPDVVRYFMTIPEASQLVLEAATLARSGEILMLDMGDPVRILDLARDLIELSGMRDIETVFTGLKPGEKLSEDLLLEEETYD, from the coding sequence GTGATTGCGTTGTGGAACAACCGGCCGCTGCGCCGGCTCCTAGTCGTCGCCGTACATGCCACTCTCTGGGCCGCAGCGTTCGCGCTCGCCGTCGACGTTGGTTCGGAAGAGACGCTCCTCCGCGCCACGCGTGGCGCTGTGCAGGCAGCGGCCGTGCTGCTGCTGCTGCGCACGGCGGGGTTCCTGGTCGCGGGTCTCTTCGATGGCATTTGGCGCTATGCCGGATTCCTCGATCTGGAGAAGCTCGTCCTCGCGACGACCGCTTCTTCGGTAATCGCCTTGCTCCTCGACTTGACCATCCTCACCGGGCAAATCCCGCTTTCGGTGTACTTGACGGAATGGCTGGCATCGATCGTCTTCGCCGGTGGGGCGCGCCTGGCAATGCGGAGCGTCATCGAACGACGCCAACGGCGTGCCGGTGGGCTTCGCACGCTGATTATCGGTGCCGGTGATGCCGGCGAAAGCCTCGTCCGAGACGTGCAGCGAAAGTCCGCGGGCGTGAGTTGGCTCCCGGTCGGCTTTCTCGACGACGACGCGATGAAGCACGGCGCGCTGATTCGCGGCATCCGCGTGCATGGCGCCGCGGACGACGCTTCAATCGAGCGATACGTCCAGGCGCTTGCCGTCCACCTCGTAGTCCTCGCCATGCCTACGGCACCGGGCTCGCGTATCCGCGCAGCGCTGCGCGTCTGCAATCGCCTCGCGGTCGAGGTCCGCACCGTCCCTGCACTGGCCGATCGTCTCCCTCACGCGTACCGCGCCCGCAACATCCGCGAGATCAACATCGCCGACCTTCTCCGTCGCGAACCTGTCCAACTCGACGTTGCCCAGATCGAGCAGCTGGTGCGCGAGCGCGTCGTCCTCGTGACCGGCGCCGGCGGCAGCATCGGCAGCGAGCTATGCAGGCAGCTCCTTCCCTTCGTGCCACGGCAGCTGCTGCTGCTCGATCACGACGAAAACGCCCTCTTCCACATCGATCGGGAGCTGTGTTCGCGCGCCCCGCGACCCGGCATCGTACCGTTGATTGCCGACATCACTGACGAAGCGCGGGTGCGGGGCATCTTCGAGCGGTATCGGCCGTCTCTCGTGCTGCACGCCGCCGCACACAAGCACGTCGAGATGATGGAAAAGAACCCTTGTGAGGCGGTGAAGAACAACGTCCTCGGCACCATCGCGCTGGCGGAGGCCGCGCAGCAAAGCGCGGTGGATGCGTTCGTACTCGTCTCGACCGACAAGGCGGTGCGGCCCAGCTCGGTGATGGGGGCCAGCAAGCGCGTCACCGAGATGATCGTCCAGCGGTTCGCCCGCCCGAGCAGCACGCGCTTCGTGGCGGTGCGATTCGGAAACGTGCTGGGGAGCGCGGGGAGCGTGGTCCCGATCTTCTGCGAACAGATTGCACGCGGTGGACCGATCACGGTCACGCACCCTGACGTCGTCCGGTATTTCATGACCATCCCGGAGGCCTCGCAGCTCGTCCTCGAGGCGGCTACCCTGGCCCGTAGCGGCGAGATCCTCATGCTGGACATGGGCGACCCCGTCCGAATCCTCGACCTCGCGCGCGATCTGATTGAGCTGTCGGGGATGCGCGACATCGAAACGGTCTTCACCGGGCTGAAGCCGGGCGAGAAGCTCAGCGAAGACCTGTTGTTGGAGGAGGAGACGTATGATC
- a CDS encoding 4Fe-4S dicluster domain-containing protein, with protein sequence YIEAGEYEDQAIEKYPVRFEIDELRCIVCGFCVEACPKDAIRMDTGTHAPAVLSRPLAVFDKQALMQGPAVEHPSDVLTYRVPLRTPAPREPLGPGVTSKGDAGH encoded by the coding sequence CTACATCGAGGCCGGCGAGTACGAGGACCAGGCCATCGAGAAGTACCCGGTGCGGTTCGAGATCGACGAGCTGCGCTGCATCGTCTGCGGCTTCTGCGTCGAGGCGTGCCCGAAGGACGCCATCCGGATGGACACCGGCACGCACGCTCCCGCGGTCCTCTCGCGTCCGCTGGCGGTCTTCGACAAGCAGGCGCTGATGCAGGGCCCGGCGGTGGAGCATCCGAGCGACGTGCTCACTTACCGGGTGCCGCTGCGCACGCCCGCGCCGCGCGAGCCGCTGGGGCCCGGCGTGACCAGCAAGGGCGACGCGGGACACTGA